Genomic window (Bradyrhizobium sp. 186):
GGGGCATCACGACCTCGTAGCCCCAGGTCTGGCCGGTCTGCCAACCGTCCTTCTTCAAATTGTTGGCGGTGGACGCGATCAGGTCGGTGGGATTGTCGACGACGTCACGCCGGCCGTCGCCGTCGCCGTCCACGGCGAAGCGCTTGAACGCGGTCGGCATGAACTGCGTCGGGCCGAAGGCGCCGGCCCAGGAGCCGCGCATCTGCTCGGGCTGCAAATCGCCGCGGTTGAGGATTTCCAGGCCTGAGAGGAATTCGTCCTTGAAATAGGCTTGGCGGCGGCCGATGCAGGCGAGCGTCGCGGTTGATTGCAGCACGCTGCGGTCGCCCATCTGCGTCGAGTAGTTGGACTCGATGCCCCAGATCGAAGCGATGATGTAGCGATCGACGCCATAGGCCTTTTCGGTGGCGTCGAACTGCGCCTTGTACTTGGCGAGGACCTCGCGGCCCTTGGCGAGACGGTTGTCGTTCACGAGGATGTCGAGATAGTCCCAGATCGACTTGGTGAACTCCGGCTGCGAATCCATCAGATCCATGATGCGCAGATCGGGTGCGAGCCCTGCGGTGAAACGCTGAAAGTTCTCCTGGGTGATGCCGCGCCGTGCGGCATCGGGCCACATCGCCGCGACGCAATTGCTGAAATTGGAAGCCGCCTCGCGGATTGCCGATGCGGTCATCAGCGGATGGCCGGACGCGCCGTCCTCGCCGCTCCAAGGTTGCGCGCCGCCGGGGCCGGGCGCAGGCTGCGAGGGGGCCTGGCTCGAGCCGGAGAAAATACCGCCGAATAAGTTCGACAGGCCGTTTTGCGCCTGGGCGCGCGCGGCGACAGGGAGCAACAGGACGGCCGCAATCATCGTTGCGCCGGTCAGAGATCCAGCGCGTTTTGCCAGCCCTGCCACTGATTGCATCATGTCCCCACCTGTCTGGCCAAAAATCCGCCTTCAGGAGGCCTCGTTACGGTTGCCAATAGCTTAACAAAGGTGAAATTTTGTGGGCGGCCTTTTTCTCATTCCCAAGGGGCAGGGCCCTACATCCGCCTTTGTTACCGGCTGCAAACCGGTTAGCAAGCTGCCATTGCTTCATTCACGCGCCTCTCAAGGTATTCGATCAATCCCATGAAAATCCGCAAAGCCGTATTTCCCGTCGCCGGCCTCGGCACCCGCGTCCTGCCCGCCACCAAGGCGATGCCGAAGGAAATGCTGACCATCGTCGACAAGCCGCTGATCCAGTACGTCTATGACGAGGCCAGGGAAGCCGGCATCGAGCATTTCATCTTCGTCACCGGCCGCAACAAAAATGTCATCGAAGATCATTTCGACCGGATGTTCGAGCTTGACGCCACGCTTGCCGCGCGCGGCAAGAAGGCCGAACAGGAAGTTCTCGCGCAGAACCAGCCCGAAGCCGGCGCCGTCAGCTTCACCCGCCAGCAGGCGCCGCTCGGCCTCGGCCATGCGGTCTGGTGCGCGCGCGACATTGTCGGCGACGAGCCGTTCGCGGTGGTGCTGCCCGACGAGCTCGTGCTCAACTCGCCCGGCTGCCTGAAGCAGATGATCGAGACTGCCGGCAAGCTTGGCGAAAAATCCAATGTCATCGCGGTCGAGGCCGTGCCCGACCATCTGACCCACCAATACGGCATCTGCGGCGTAGGCAAGCGCACCGGCAGGACGTTCGAGGTCGACGGCATGGTGGAGAAGCCGGCCAAGGGCACCGCGCCCTCCAACCTCTCGATCACCGGGCGCTACATCCTCCAGCCGGAAATCTTCAAGATCCTGGAGACCCAGGAGCGCGGCGCCGGCGGCGAAATCCAGCTCACCGACGCCATGATCGGGCTCGCCAAATCGCAGAAATTCTACGGCGTCGAGTTCGAGGGCGAGCGCCATGATTGCGGCTCCAAGCCCGGCTTCCTCCGCGCCAACATCGCCTACGGCCTGAAGCGCCCCGAGCTGCGCGACGGGCTGATCGCAGAGATGAAGAAATATCTGGGGCAGTAGAGCCTTCTCCCCCGATGTCGTCCCGGCGAAGGCCGGGACCCATAATCACAGGGAGTAGTTTGGCGAAGGTTCGTCGTTCGGTACTCCTACCCTCAACTGTCGATGGATTCCGCGGTATGGGTCCCGGCCTTCGCCGGGACGACACGAGGATGTGGTGATTGCGTCGTTTCAAACGACAGCCGCTCACGCCACCAGCGACAGCTTCGGAAGGCTCGCGAGCACGGACTGGTTGCGGCCGCCGGATTTGGCCGCATAGAGCGCCTTGTCGGCGGCGGCGACCAGGATCGACCAGTCCATACCTGCCGTAGGGACGAGGCTGGCGATGCCGCAGGAGACGGTCGACGTCGCCTGATCGTCGGACCAGCCCTGCACCTTGCCGCGGATCGTCTCGGCGATCTTGAAAGCGTCGGTGGCCGAGGTGTCCGGCAGCAGCACCGCGAATTCCTCGCCGCCATAGCGCGCGGCGCAGTCGCCGGCGCGACGCACGGAATCCGAGATGCAGATGGCGATGCCGACCAACACCTGGTCGCCGGCCTGGTGGCCGAACGTATCGTTATAGGCCTTGAAGTGATCGGCATCGATCATGAGCAGCGCAACCGGCGTCTTCTGGCGCATCGCGCGCCGCCACTCGATCTCGATCGCATGGTCGAACTTGCGGCGGTTGCGTAAGCCCGTGAGCGCGTCCGTCGTCGCCATCTCCTCGAGCTTGCTTTCGGCTGCGGCGCGCCGGCCGATCTCGCGGGCGAGCACGATCGCCGTCCCCAGCACGAACAGCGCGAGCACCAGGACCACCGCGCCGATGCGGAGCGCCTCCTTCTGCCACAACGCGAACACCGCGCT
Coding sequences:
- a CDS encoding lytic murein transglycosylase, giving the protein MMQSVAGLAKRAGSLTGATMIAAVLLLPVAARAQAQNGLSNLFGGIFSGSSQAPSQPAPGPGGAQPWSGEDGASGHPLMTASAIREAASNFSNCVAAMWPDAARRGITQENFQRFTAGLAPDLRIMDLMDSQPEFTKSIWDYLDILVNDNRLAKGREVLAKYKAQFDATEKAYGVDRYIIASIWGIESNYSTQMGDRSVLQSTATLACIGRRQAYFKDEFLSGLEILNRGDLQPEQMRGSWAGAFGPTQFMPTAFKRFAVDGDGDGRRDVVDNPTDLIASTANNLKKDGWQTGQTWGYEVVMPQGFNYMLADRAKAMTIAQWEKLGLKRPANQPFPQPAEKAYLLAPAGAQGPGFLMLQNYRVIMKYNPAEAYALAIGHFADRLRGGQPFVQPWPRQERELSRTERLELQQLLAQRGFYKGTPDGQFGGQTREALRNFQASIGVPADGFASSDALERLRGR
- a CDS encoding UTP--glucose-1-phosphate uridylyltransferase, which translates into the protein MKIRKAVFPVAGLGTRVLPATKAMPKEMLTIVDKPLIQYVYDEAREAGIEHFIFVTGRNKNVIEDHFDRMFELDATLAARGKKAEQEVLAQNQPEAGAVSFTRQQAPLGLGHAVWCARDIVGDEPFAVVLPDELVLNSPGCLKQMIETAGKLGEKSNVIAVEAVPDHLTHQYGICGVGKRTGRTFEVDGMVEKPAKGTAPSNLSITGRYILQPEIFKILETQERGAGGEIQLTDAMIGLAKSQKFYGVEFEGERHDCGSKPGFLRANIAYGLKRPELRDGLIAEMKKYLGQ